The region tatttattttttccttagaacATTTGtcattagggtttttttccgtGAAATTTAAGCACTAATCTGATCTGGCAGGGTTTGTTTGCATTGATCAGGTGTGTTGCAAAAATGGGCCAAAATCCTTTCTATTTTAGTTTCAATACcaacaattattttcaaataattaaatcaTAATAGTAGTGGACTGTTCATCAACACTACTTTAGGATTTCCTTTATTCAGTTTCAGTAAAGCAAAAGGATTGTGTTTCTGTCACTTGCGAAGAGTGACAATTAATGATATGTTTATCTGTATGGTATATTTAATAGCTCTCTTGCCTGTGAAGGTACTTCTTGTTTAcctctgtttttcaaaaggGTGGTTTAATAACAGAGTGagtaaagcattttaaatggcAATGCTAATCCATGCGGTGAGGATATAAACACGCTtatggtggattttttttttattatttcagtccTATACCCAGGTATATGTTCATAttcctcttcagaaaaaaagaaaaaaacaaaacaaacaacgaATCAGTCCACACACCCGTGTTGTTTCCATAGTGCTACTCGAGCACTACTTAGAAAAATTTGATTTTGACAATCTCAGTGAGAGTTCATGCACATAGCCTGGTGGGCCCCAAGTCTTGACAAGTCCGTCGTGCGTAATAAACGATGATATCATAAAGACTGCACTTACTGGAAATCATTGATGCTGGCTAATTTGTTTTTGTTGCACAAGCTCAGAAGGATTGATAGGCATCaggatttaaattaattttattaaagtcttttaaaaaaaggtgtcTGAGGCAAGGAAGATAAGGAAGTTTTGGATGACTGAGAAGTTACTGGAGGATCACAAACtcaaatgtttgtttgtttttgattgCTCCCACAGTATCTGGAACAGTGCCAAAACCCCGAAACGcaagaattatttcagttaatCTTCACAGCATTTTACAGTGGGATGCACCTAGGTTTCACAAAGGGAATATAAGTTACACTGTCCAATCTAAGAGGTAAGTCTGGGGGAGTTGCGCTTTCTTTAATTCACgttttgcagctgtgtgtgtttgggaaTTGTTTCCTTTGTTATAGGAAGATCAGTAGCTGTCCCTTTCTTTTAGCTTGTGAGAGACTTATCTTCCAAGCTAAATAACACAGCTGGGGCATTTTCAACACATTTCACACCCAAGGCAGCTTTGTACCTAATTTTTTTTGaaccagaaacacattttaacGTTGGCTGTTATTAGcgttgtgtgtgttttttctctatCATGTAGCTGTTACCTGTGATTCAAGAGATTTAGTCCTGCTGAGCGTTAGGACCTTATCTGTTTTTTCACTCCAGCAGCATTTTGTGTTCTGCCACCAATGCAGCCGGTGTGTCTGTGTCCTTAGTGGAAATGCCTGATGAACTTCAGGCAGGTGGCTCATCCATTCAGTGTCTTAAACTGAGGACGCGTTTTCTGATGTCTCCTTTTGTCAGTTTAGGTGGGTTGATTTAGCTTTGATTTAATTTTGCCACTGTGTCCTTCTGAATTGGTCTTTCCTGTCTGGAAAAGTGGTCTGTGCAGCTGTACCGAGGAAGGCAGCCACTTCCCCAGCCCAGTGGtgagctccctgcctgcctccgtGCTTGGCGAGGAAGCCACGTGTTGGACCAGAGGTCTTGTGTTCCTGCTGAAGGTTGAATTCGTTGGCCAAGAAAGGGTAGGATGTAAAGTGGGGATGATGGCACCCACAGGTAGGTGCCTGCTGAGGAGAAATCCCCAAACAGAGGGTACAGGCCATCTTAGTCAGAAGAAGATTTTTCTGGATTCTGGTAGCAATTACCTGTTGATCACTGCTTTCCTAGGTGGGCTTTTgatgcaaaacagaaagaatataatttattataCAGTTCCCAGTCAGTTTGCAGGCTCTATTTTCTCTGGCTTTTCCTTATATGCATATCTTAAAGACAGTTATGAACAAAGTCCAAGTTAGACAGCAAGCCGTGCATAGCGATATGGTCTTAATATTTGCAGACTTGTCTGATAACTACTGTCTGTTGAATCAAGTTTTGTACCACTGTCAGAAAAAGGCCATCTATTTACTGAATCATAATTTTAGTCTCTAACTTTATCACGGAATTATAGGTGCATATAAAATGGTTAATGTGTGTGGACACACTAGTAATGGTGTTTCTTATACActggatttaatttttcttgttcatgAGTCGTAATTGTTTGCATTGACAGAGAGATGTGCCACTTTTCCAGTTAATTGAGAGGAAAGACATTTAGTCAGTTATAATTTACCCGTCAtatacattttgtttctcttccatgCAGCATCAATTTCCCTGGAAACACGTATCAAAACGTGAGCACAAACTTGAGACTCACAGAGTGTGATGTCTCTTCTCTGTCTGCGTATGGAGACTACATTCTGCAGGTCAGAGCGGAGTCAGAAAACAACCATTCAGACTGGGCGACCGTCAGATTTAAGCCGATGGATGACAGTAAGCCTTTTGCTAATCTTCCACAAAAAATATTGTCTGCTATTAATGCACCTTTGCAATTTGGCTCCACAAGAAAAGCTATAGCATGCggatcattttttaatttaattacattGAACTATAAAATCTTAGTTGTaacactttcattttttgaagGCAGAAGTTGCTGTCAGAAAGCACAGTAGGTTCACTATTACAGTAGATGTTAGTATTGGTACTTGAAACATCTTTTGAGgaggtttttaaaacatttatttttttcccttaaaataagccttcatttgtatttttcagccAGGGAGAGCTTTTCTTCAAGGACTCAGACTTCCTGTATATCTAAATAAGTTCAattactttcttcttcattgCTATGTCAGGCAAAAAgctttcttgttgtttttttaattaataaaaaaattcacagtgaaagattaatttttagtCAAGAAATCTTCATCGCACAATATCGCCATTCTCTCACTGAGGCTTTACAGCCTTTTGTGAGAGATGATTTAGACATTGCCTTGCATTAGGGTGCACAACAGAGATGTTAATCGTGTTGCTGTCACCTGAGCTTGGGAATGAGGGAGTGGTTTTTATCAATGAGTGTGCTTTATTTTGTACATTCTTACGCCACTCataagcaaaaatgaaattcttttaGATTATGTACTTAATGTTACCCAAGGCTCTTTTCTCCTCACAGCTGTTAATACAAAACCATGCAGGAAGCTTCTGTTACACCTCatgtttgaggaaaaactttttaaaaaccttttattttttgttctgcttccaTTTGCTTGGATTTCATTGTTCTGCTCCTTGGATTTCAGAGTGTAATTTTACAGTTTACAGCCTTGttttacaaaatgcttttattggTTATCTCTCTCCAAAAGCGTAATGTTGATGTAATTTAACCTGCCTaaaacagaagcactgaaatgtagcacagggaaaaaaaaaaaaaaaaaaaaacaaaccaaaaaacattgCAAGTATAAATTACAGCCAAAAGAAAGTGTAATAGAAAAAGTATGTATGGATTTTCAGAGCAGAGAGCAAACGTGTAAATCATTAACAGAATTGTAGTTTGACCTATATGTGAAAGAGTGTGGGGCCTTCAGAGCAGGCTTGGCTTTGGAAAGGCAGCTTATTCCTGAGCAGAGAAACTCGGGGTATAAAACTGCCTGGaaagaaagacctgggagtaCTGGCCAACTGGCCAAATCTTTGAGGAGGACATGAGGATTTTTAATGTTGTCATAGCTGATCTGAGCAGGGCAACATGATAAAAATATCTGCTGTTCCTTACTGTCTTATTTCTGCTAGTGCTTTTGTAAGAAATTCCACACTGTGTTGTAGGAATAGCCTAAGAAAACCAGAGTAACAAAGACCCTCCTCACATTATTTTTTGCAAGTTCAGCAACATATTCATGAGCATTACATGAATgcaagtagattttttttttttagtttttaattaaagaaacatATATTTCTAGAGGAATGCAAAATTGTCTGTACATCGAGCTCTTCCTTTCTTAGACACTTGATAGCATGGCTGTAGCCAGGCAGAACTTTAGTAGAGGCAGCCAAGGCAGGCTTGTTAGCTGGAATTACAAGCGACTTTAATGGAGACCTCACTGCAGACACAAGGTAGTTGGTAACTAAGCTACTCATGAATTAATTTAGGTAGTGGCACAAAAACATAATAAGGACaagccattttcaaaataagagAATATAATATTgaggtatcacagaatcaaccaggttggaagagacctctggcatcatcgagtccagagcctggagaaggattgcaggtcagcaggagagcacctgaaagagcagcacaaaggaatttcaggcagtaagtcagcttcatcgggggcccaactgaaatgcctctatgcaaacgcatGGAGCAcagggaataaacaagaggagttagagaTGTGTGCACACCTGCAGGGCTGTGATCTTATTGCCATGATGGAGACGTGGTGGGATGGTTtctatgactggagtgttgggatggaaggatacaggctctttaggaaggacaggcaggggagacaaggagggggtgttgccctctatgtcaatgaccagctggagtgcatggagctctgcctggggatggaggaggagctgaccgAGAGCTaatgggtcaggattaaagggagggcagggacaggtgacatgATAGTGGacatctgctacaggccacctgaccaggaagaccgaggagtagcctcatgttcacaagccctggtcctcatggggcATTTCAACCACCCCAATATCTGTTGGAGGAACACCACAGCtgggcataagcaatccaggaggttcctggaatgtgttgatgataacttccttctccaagtgatagagaagccaatgaggagaggtgctgtgctggaccttgttcttaCCAACAGGGAGGGGCTtgtggggaatgtgaagctcaaagGCAGCCgtggctgcagcgaccatgaaatggtggagttcaagatccttagggcagcgaggagggtgcacagccagctcactaccctggacttcaggagagcagactgtggcctcttcagggacctgcttggtagagtaccatgggataaagccatggagggaagaggggcccaagaaagctggttagtattcaaggaccacctcctccaagctcaggagcaatgcatcccgacaaagaggaagtcaggagggctgcatggatgaacaaggagctcctggataaactcaggcacaagaaggaagcctacagaaggtggaagcaagggcaggtagcctgggaggaaaacagggaaattgtccgagcagccagtgacgaggttaggaaagctaaagccctgatagaattaaatctggccagggacatcaaggacaacaagaaaacTTCTATAGGTACGTGGGTGATAagaggaagactagggaaaatgtgggccctctccggaaggaaatgggagacctggttacccgggatagggagaaggctgaggtactcaatgacttttttgcctcaatcttcaccagcaagtgctctagccacactaCCCatgtcacagaaggcagaggcagggactgggagaatgaagaactgcccactgtaggagaagatcaggttccAGACCATCTAAgaaacctgaaggtgcacaagtctgtgggacctgatgaggtatttccacgggtcctgagggaactggcggatgaagttgctaagccactatccatcatttttgagaagtcgtggcacTCTGGTGAAGTTctcactgactggaaaaggggaaacataacccccatttttcaaaagggaaaaaaggaagacctggggaactacaggccggtcagtctcacctctgtgcctctcGAGATCATGGAGCAAATAgtcctggaaactatactaaggcacatggaaaacaaggaggtgattggtgacagccaacatggctttaCTAAtggcaaattgtgcctgacgaatttggtggccttctacgatggggttacagcattggaGCAACTGACGTCATCTAcgtggacttgtgcaaagcatttgacactgtcccgcatgacatccttgtctctaaattgaaaAAACGTGGTCTTGAtagatggaccactcggtggataaggaattggctggatggtcgcactcaaagagttgcggttAATAGCTctatgtccaagtggacaccagtgatgagtggcgttcctcaggggtcagtattgggaccggcgctatttaacatctttgttggcaacatggacagtgtTATTCATATCTCAGTCTGTTATTCATATCTCAGTCTAAGGAGCTCAGTCTTTAAGACATGCAGAAATAATTcaaatgtttcagtttttcaaagtGATCACAATGGAAGAAACATTAAAACACTTCACTAGAGGGTCTCCTCAGAAAAGACAGATGTTGCAACAGCTTGGCCCAGAAAGAGAAGTGAGTAATAACCGATGGAAATAGTCCTTCCTCTCCCAGGAGTCACCACAGCTGGCAAAAGAGAACTGAGTTAATTTAGTGTATGGGAAATGTAGTCTGCAACAATATCTGTTAtttaactgcaaaaataaatccctttcAAGACTAGTTCTATAAGGAAAGGATTTATTTATGCCTGACCcatgaaatgaaattactttcttctaatagataaaattatttaaagcgTGAATTGTCATCGATTGTGTAAAAATGTCAAATTGAAAACTGTGAAACTGaattctgttctttcttctcttccacccATATAATATACAGCAGTCATTGGGCCACCTGATGTAAAAGTGAAGTCTGAGTCTGGGTCTCTGCATGTGGATTTCATAGGGCCTTTTGCTGATCATGAACATGACAAGTGGCCTCTAAAGCAATATTATGGCTCGTGGAATTACAGAATACTGTACTGGAAGAAAGGCAGCAATACAGAGGTAACTTCTGCTTCCTGCATGTTGCGACTCCATGATTTTGATATATGCTTTTCTTGGTAAAATACCGTACTGATGAGGTTCTGAAAGCAACAGTACTGGAGTAAAAATATATCCTTCCTACTAATTACAGTGTAATAAAGTCTAGTCACTACAACCGGTATTCAGAGCAAATGCAGATAGCTGTGTAGATAAACAGTAGCATGGATATAATTTGCTCTTTCCATAATTAGAAATAACTGCTATGTCATGAGAGTTTATTCCCTCCGTTTAGTGATGATTTATTTGTGCTGCAGTTTGCCCCGGCAAATCTCTGTATTTCACACATACAAGAAAGGGTAAACGTAGAAGCTGTAACATCAGCAGTATCTGTGATTATGGCAATAAGCTGACTTAGATTCAAATCTCATGTCATTAAAGTATTTGTGCTCTTCATGGGATTCTGGGCTTTGAATACCACCGTGGCTGGGGCCTTACATTAACTGTGATGACCTTCACCTTTTCAATTTCTATCAGTTGTAATTCGCTTTCTTCCTCTCATGGACAGCCTCATCCACAGACAAATCTGTTACTCAGCTCAAAAGACTTCtccattaaaaaatgcaaggaGAAAGATCATAAATAATATACTAATTATAGGGTCATGATTTCTATTACAGTAAAAAAGGAAGGCCTGTACCAGAAGATATCAGTCACAGTATAATTAGTGCTTTGTACATCAGTACAATTTTCATATAATAGGACTCCAGAACATATAATtcccatttgtattttttaccCTGCAAAATTCTTTGGCATCCAATTCCAGAAAATGACGGATCATCATTTCCCAAAAACCAGACTGGTTTTGTGTTCCCAAACTACAAGAAATGAAGGtacttgtatcagaaatagtgtggccagcaggactagggaagtgatcgtccccctgtacttggcactggggaggccacacttcaaatactgtgttcagttttgggcccctcactacaagaaaaacagaggtgctggagcaagcccaaagaagggcaacgaagctggtgaagggtctagagcacaagtcctatgaggggcggctgagggaactggggttgtttagtctggagaaaaggaggctcaggggatACCatatcgctctctacaactacctgaaaggaggttgtagcgaggtgggtgttggtctcttctcccaggtaacaagcgataggacaagaggaaatggcctcaagttgtgccaggggaggttcagattggatattaggaaaaatttcttcacggaaagggttatcaagcattggaacaggctgcccagggaagtggtggagtcaccatccctggaggtatttaaaagatgagtagatgcagtgcttaggaacatggtttagtggcgggcttggcagtgttaggttaatagttggactcaatgatcttaaaggtcttttccaacctaaatgattctatgattctatttctgAATATGGGATGCAAACTTAGGCAGATTACCAGAGAACGTGGGAATTTCAGGTAGAATCTGTGCTTGTAACACTTCAGAGCAGAAGTCTGGGAAGTCTGTTTCCTCCTAGAGGAAACAGTCTGtgaggttcctggagtgtgtgggagatagcttcctgacacagctggtgaatGAGTCAACTAGGGAAGGCACCCCGCTGGatctgttgtttgtgaacagagaaggactttgtgggtgatgtgatggttggaggccatcttgggcaaTAGCGATGATGAAATGATAGatgattcttggagaagtaaggagcggggtcagcagaactgccaccttggacttccggagggcagactttgg is a window of Nyctibius grandis isolate bNycGra1 chromosome 2, bNycGra1.pri, whole genome shotgun sequence DNA encoding:
- the IL10RB gene encoding interleukin-10 receptor subunit beta isoform X2, translating into MAATLRCALCSCLLLCVSGTVPKPRNARIISVNLHSILQWDAPRFHKGNISYTVQSKSINFPGNTYQNVSTNLRLTECDVSSLSAYGDYILQVRAESENNHSDWATVRFKPMDDTVIGPPDVKVKSESGSLHVDFIGPFADHEHDKWPLKQYYGSWNYRILYWKKGSNTEVAHIDTKHNSEMLSQLEPWTIYCIQVQAVIPEWNKTGELSGELCEQTTHNGVTPVWIIVTVLIGSMLVVVISVPVCFFSFFF